A stretch of DNA from Oryza brachyantha chromosome 9, ObraRS2, whole genome shotgun sequence:
GGAGagttaaataaagttttttctgTGAATGAGCGAGAGAGCGTTTGATTGGTGGTCAAGGTAGGATAGGATATgaccatccatatttttagggatatgGTGATTCggatttatgtttggttggatggatgggacggtccaatattttgtttggttgaatagATGAGGATGGATGAAATGAGCATATGTAATTACtaataaacaataatattaattaatcaacataaatattatcctaatCAGTATAAATCAACCgtgaaatatatctatcattactaattaacactaatttaaacttgttaattactaattaataacaaaacatgctaattatcactaagcAATCACTAATAAACACCCTTAGTGAAGGTGGATGAGCACATCCAATCAATTTAGCCGGATACACACATCCAgcattttcatgaaatattccTCTCCTGAGTCACCCTATCTAGTTTCACCCGTAAACCAAACACAACAAAAAACTGGGCAGCCATCTCCTATCCAGGCAAGTCCAGCCAACCAAACATACTCTAAATGGAGTTTTTGCAGCAGACGTTTTTTATGCTACGTGATTAGCCGACGGCGTACACGCTCGCGCACGTGACCTCAATTAATTTTGCCTATGTAGATTGATCAACAGCTAGCTGATAtagagcatgtatatatatttgcatgcatgcatggctagtTGCTGCATGCACGCCTACACGCGCCCGTCCCCTCCGATGTCACAGCCGCTAGATAGCTTAGCTACTAGCCATCCGACCTCTTTTTCGCTTTCCTCTCCCCGCGTGTGCGGCTACTGGATGACGGTGGGTTCGTCGGAGGAGTCCGTAGCATCCGACCGTATTTTGTTAAGTTTAGCTAAGTTCGTAGAAAAAATTagcaatatttaaaatattgaattagttttattaaatataatttataatatatctttCTTGTATTGAAAatgctaatatattttttttataaacttggttgatcaaacttaaactagtttaagaaaaaaattcaaacttcatatatatgattaaaacAGAGGTAAGGGAGTAGCAGCATCGTCATGAACGATTCCGAGAGCGTCAGAGCAAGATGAACGAGACGACATCGCCGTTTAATGAATTTTAAACCCATAGATCGGCGAGAGACCGACTTGTCAATCCGAATTATATTGTTCCTGGCCTCAGCAGCAGAGAAGGCACGTACGTacgggcgggggcggcgagtCAAGCCAACTCCAAACCCGTTCGTTGTGGACGCGAGAATTCCTTCTAGAAAGCCTTTGACCCTTCTCTGTAGGGTCAAACTTAACGcgaggtcgccgtcgccggtcagAGGTTGCGACGCGACGCCCCCATTTCCTCCGCCCTTCGCTGTCGTTCGTCGTCAGCCGTGCGTGCCATCTGTTCCTACCAgcaccatctttttttttcttatatttataagcgcAATTTTGAACTTACAACCTTAAATTTCGAGCTAATTTTAGGTATTTTtacgtagtttattttctagcattaacgtttagatagctaaaaatacgtatagaaaaattttatttataaatttcttttttgcaaatattttgtttgaccatgcatttgcataaaaaacCCGAACAATCACGCTCAGTGCTTAGAAGGTTTCGTGCTTAGTTTGAATATGTGTTATTTTCACCCATTGGATGGGAATCTTGACCGTTGGTTGTGTGGAGGTTAACTCATGGTGGATGGATGATGAATTGTTGGGAAGACTGGGATGCACAAAATGGTTGGGTGTAGTTATTGTGAAAATTATATTGATCGACACATGAGTTATACATCAGATCATGAGTTATACATGGTTGGGTGTAgtcattgtttggctttatTAAAATcaggaaaattttttattcgtgttcttatcgatctaaaaacaaatgctaaaaaatagactatggtgaaaaaactcacaatcaactatcaacttaaaatttaaggttggaaatgtaattttggcttataaatataagcaaaaggtTAAGGACATAAGTGGACCTTTGACTCAAAACAATTCGTATTTTTAAGGTGTAAGTGGACACTTTGAATTAAACTAcgtactatatatttaataaggACACGAATTTGCACTATTGTCGATGCCGAATAATGTGTTAATAATTTTGCTCTAATTTGTTGCTTTCAACAAAATCGGGGCTTTCGAGCCTTTTATctatataaagaaaataatttagtataaTTTTAGAGCGTGATCTGAGAGATTGTTAATACACATCATAAAGTCGCTACAAGCAACTGTCTAGCCTAGCGTCCTAAATTCCAAGAGAACTGCTAGCGTACGGATTACCATCGGTATGGGATTTTTAATGTATGGGTGTCCTCCACGCTGCCCGTCTCCGTGTCTCCGCGCCACATTCGTCTTCGTGCGCCTCCACGTCGCCGTACCACCATGCCTCCGTGCCATgcgcctccaccaccgccttcGTGCTCATATGCGCCTCACGTACCAACGTGTAGCtggtaccagatgataccaccagtcatctggtatcatagcGGCGCGCAACAGGGGAAGCTCAAAACGATACATGTATCACATGGTACCCGGTGGTCCCAAGCGGTACCATATGATTCTAAGTGGTATCATATGATGTCAGCATGCATCAATAGGTATCAAAAAGTATCGATATGTATCAGTTGATTTCCATATGGTAATCTAGATGATACCAATTAATATCAACATGTGTCAAATGATACCAAAAAGATATAAGAAGGTATCAACATGTATCAATCCACTAGGTTCTAAATGATATCACATGGTATCAGAAGGTACCAACATATTTCACATGATATCAGAAGATATTAACATGTATAatatggcgacggcggctaccAGCCTCCACTTCATGATGATTTAGTTAAAGAAAGCTAaacaacttataatataaaacggacgTAGCAACCGACGTATCAGACTGAAGCAAGAGGACGGAGCTAATTGCTTGGCGGCGACGTACGTAGAGAAAGGAACTTTCCCAGCAACATCGAGCAGCGACTTGGTCTTTTTGATGAAACACGTAATTCTAGGTAAGTGGAGTAGGATCCTACGTATTtaaagaaagaaggaaaaacgGTCGGTGTGTATCTTGTGACGATTTGAGGAGTAATGTAATGCAATAAGCCAATAACTACTGGCTCCATTATAACATATGAACTCATTTTGCAGTTTAACTttcatatcataatataagcatatctATAGTGATTTTTCTTATTCTCATGATTTCAATTATACCATAGCCAATCATACACttgaaatataatataagtaattCAAATTCCAAACTTTGCTACGGAAGTGGCTAAAACAAAATCGTTTGACCAAACCTTACaattactaaataaactatGCTTATTTTTGAAAGGGGGAGTATCCGTGTTTGAAAAGAATGGGGATTCCTTATGCGACATTTAGCATGATGTTTTTCATCCTAAATTTATGAGTGGGAAATATAGAATAGAATTGGACTGTATTTTATTTGATCGCGTAAACAGGTAAAACGTTtgcctccatcccaaaaatgttcatttctttttgttggaaCACAAGAAAAGTAGAGCCATTCATATACATGTGCACACAGTTATCTCGTATGAACACGCGGATGCACATCCTTTCCTACCCACTAGAGCACACCTTCGAAATCTAGTtatgcatattttaaaatgatggAATCTACTCTACGCTGCTGACCTTGAACCGGTTCAACCATTTGTCACTGTTATTGCCTTTTTCTTTAACATATGTCTGAGTTTATCAATTGTTTTATGATATACCATTGAACTAAGAATTTTTCCCACAAATACCCAAAATACCCTTAGACAAACAAGGTTAACCATTGATTTGTTCCAttagaaatttcaaaaaaacaatattttacatGTAGCCTCCTTACACAATATAGATGTATAAGTTTCATGTTTTTCATCACTATTTTGTATAAAGTGTAacttatatgttatatatttttgtgaggaatttatttcttatatgCTACACAAAATACTTCTTTTGCTgctattattaatttaattcatttatatatataacttttttgtttctatttgtGTAAGTGATACATATCTCATTCGACCACACaagaataaatttttaaaaaaaatcttgaaatctataaaaaaaatcaatgtcgTGGAAAGATACTATGATACgtaattttctcaaatttctGTAATGGTTAATCAATTATCAACACTTATAGCTAGGTACATAAGGgcgctttgttttttttttctttttgcaatcATAGAATAGTTGACAAACTCAGTGGTGTTGTGCAGAATGTGACATGTCAGTGGTAAATCATTAGACTGTAACAAACTCAGTGGCAGAGAATAGATTATTCCTTTTTAAATTGCCGAATGCAAGATGAGTGCTTCACTGCAAGAATAACTAGCCATAAATATGAGCGCTCgtgttaaatttaaaatttaagccTACATAGGTAGGTTCAACCATAAGAATCCTAATCATATTTACCATAGTTGGTTCACACAGAATTTCATTTTTGGATATGTACTGGGCCTACTGGCCTAGGTTTCAGCTAAAAATATCTGTGTGACGACAGTAGCAGTAGACAATATTTGAACTATATAGTTCTGATTTAGTCGATTTTTTCCCTAAACTTTATGTTTCTTAGGGGATGCAGcatatttagaaattaaaaacaatttatgaacaaaacgttagattataaacataagcatgaGCGAAAAGATGGTGTTGTTAATTCTATCGATACATTTTGTACTTtaataacatcaaatttacatgatataaatctatatatgacgTGAGtattattttctctataagatattcataaatttgaaatcaataaataaaatttatacccGGTTTATAGGTATCAATTTTAGTTTATGAGAATTAATAATTAGCATTATATGGAATCGATCCCACGCTTACAGTAcataaccccccccccccccacccccccctcCTTATGTCATTGATATTACTTTTGGACAAAAAGTTGTGGCCATTTCGCTGAACTTACGTACTACATctgtttcaaaaatatttatagcatTATAGTGCActcatcttaaaaataaattatcactttggtcaaaaaaattgttccaaaataagtgaCTACTTTGGAACccagaagaaaagaaaacagataGATAAGAACATGCACAATTGTTTCACCTATTAAGGAGTAATGTTAGCGtattttcatcatcaaaagGGTTAATAAATTGGAGCATGGAGgttattttactttattaCTAATGTGTCTGAAATTGTTCAAATTAGTCAagtattttagaacggatgaaatagtttatatttgaacTACAAAGtatgatgatttttttcaaaaattttgccaTCAATAAGGGTTTGTTTGTCAACTTTTGAGAAGGGGACTGGGAGTTTAGAGGAGGGATTGGTAATGagagttttatttttgttactcaATCCAATGTTAGAATATATCTACGAGAATTGTTGGGAGTTCTCATCAAATTGGATTCTAAGTGATGATCTACAGCTTAGATTTATTCTCTCATACTTAGAGGAGAAATTATCTCACAATTACCACTCATCCCCTGATATTTAAAACATGAGAATTTGATCCTAAGCTCCTCATTCCCAATCCCTAGCTCCCAAATCTCCCGCGTCCACCATCCAAACACAGAAACTAGCAAGTCTTTATCCCTCGAACTCTTACTCCCTTCTAACAATTTCCTCCAACAATGTATTGAAACGtatcatgttttttatgtaatacTTCGACACATTAGATAACTAATGATTCCAAAAGTTTATGTTAAAGTTCATTTGCCcgggatattttttttcaaatactataaaatttgcaatctttttttaatagtgACTTCCAAGACAAGCCCAATTGGTAGACATGTAGATCGATTCATTTCATCGCCTGATGCCTAAGTGGTATCGCAGGGCGTAACTAGTGGAGGGCACTGGATCTCTCCTGCAGCTGGTTACCACGGCCTTTCGTTGTACGACGTGTGTAGAGGCTCCAGATTTGGACCGCGACGACCAAACCGATCGGTCGGCCggccgtgcgtgcgtgcggccAGCCTGACGGCTCGCGTGCGCTAGCAACGTACCGCGGCGGGCCGTCCGTCCCAGCGAGGCCGCGACCACGTTTTCTCGCTCGCGTCCCGCCCGATGATTCGCATCACATCATTTCGGTTCTGTTgcactccctccgtctctctctcaaaaaaaaataaactttcgGTTTACACATGTCCAATATTTAGCCATcggtcttatttaaaaatttttaaaaaatagtcacacttaaagtaatatttatgatttattatctaataaaaaatattaatcgtagataaattaaatgacatgaaaagttaaacattgtaggtaaaaaaaataaaagattgatttattttaggacggattgagtataacctaaaatttaagttttaatattaaaattatttttatttttatattttttacgatggtttattttttaaaactcactaatatatatatatatatatatatatatatatatatatatatatatatatatatatatatatatatatatatatgttcgtttgtaaatatttcatttagcTATACACCTCGATAAGCACGCGGTGGCATGCACGcacgcttttttttttacggcTATGCACGTTGCTGATCAATGGATCGAGCAAGCGAGCACGTGTGTGCTGTGCGGTTGTGTAATTCGCGCGTGATGAGCAAGCATAGCCGACGGGACGACTGACGTACGTATCATGTGCGAGAGCGAGAGCCAGCGCGGCATCATGTACGActgacgtacgtacgtatctTGTGGAGGTCAGCGCGAGAGCGAGCGAGCATGATCATGTGCCATCCACGATCATGGCCGTATCCGGGCCAGAGTAATACACGGGCACTCACCATTCCGGCGGCCTTGGCCCCTGGCTTGAAGTTTCCTTTAGGTTATTTCCGAAAAGGAGAATAACGTTCACTCAGGTGACCCAATATTACTCTCcgctttttattatttgatattattgttttttacCCTATTTAgagtcttattttttttacagatgTGTACAATTagaagtcatgcttaaaagtCCTCtagtaataaaaatcaaatcataacaaataattaatacttattttttagtacTTCAATTCAGTTAATTTAGTGTTTGTACAACCTCCCTCCCGTAGTATtactgtaaaaaaataaacaatgctTGATCAACTCCTAATATCATTTATCTAAAGTATGTATAATAGCAGAAATGGAGCTCCTCTGAATTTTTCACTGGTGTGGCTGCCTCCATTGCTCGACACGCACGTGCTGGGTTTTTGCTGCGTTTGTTTACTGCGTGCTTGCTGTTTGCCATCCGAGGGAGATAGAGGCTTGCCTCGCTGTGACGTGGgttcttgcttgcttgctgtcTTTCACTGTGACTATTCAATGCTATATAAAGCTGCTGCTtgcgtttttttttgctaaacaatatcaaattattatttaatggtCAAATATTCTTTCATTTTGATGTGTAATGGTATTCACTCAAattgctataatttttatgctatatacatttatattttagaattcaCTAACAATCCTTTAATTTCTACTAATGATTGACAATATTACACAAACAATAatacattcaaattttataataatacattcaaattttatagatcGACTGGTTATGTGTGCATCGTGCTTCGGCTATCACTCTACGAAGGTagtcctttctttttttgttacgCTTATATGTACGGAGTTTACTGCTCTTCCACTACATTTCCGTGATATATTTTATGTCCTAAACTTGacctatatataattaacaaaattagTTAACTACATATAATTAAGGCTCTATACATGTTTATCGGTATTTCATACTTTGCAGGTCGAGTGGTTATGCACGCATCGCGCGTGGTGCACTCCAGTATATTGTACAGGacgagttatatatatgtccactGCTTCTCTCCATATAAATCTTGTGTAGCACCGGAACAACAGAACTAAAAGAcaattttttgctttttataagcataagagaaaaTTCTTATtaaccattaaaaatagtttatgtataaaatttgtatatacatgttcttcccgagttaaaaataaaggctaaaaaaataaactatggaaaaaatggtaaaaccaactctaaatttaaattttagattataagtataaatataagcaaaaagttatagaaaagttatagAGCATATATAATCGGTTGGTTAAGAAAAAGATATAGACCATTTGCTTTTGCTCAAACTACACTTTTAGCCCTATTTTAGTCATAGTTGTTTCCATAAACTTAATAtgcgtttgtttttttgcctTAGAGTTATTGGGGTGGTTGTTTGGGTGTTTTATGGAATaggtcaaatgatatatttgcaaatgaaaaataatttatgaataaaattttctttacgtattctagcgatctaaaacccaaggctggaaaataaacttcggtgaaaaaccccaaaatcaacttaaaattgaaggttaaaaattcaaattttttgctTACAAATATAACCATAAGTAGAAAGATGGGGTGAATAATATGTTTGATGCTCAATAttaaggaatttttttttctgaaatattATATTGGTATATGAAAATAATCAACACGAGTTAGGCGGGGAAAAAAACTGTTTTGACAGTATTTATATACTTCCATAACTTTTTTCCTGACATGGTGATATCTTTTACACTTATAAAATTGCACCATGTTACCTTCAAACTAAATGATACTACCTcgatatttgacttttatgattgtacgtttgactattcgtcattcaaaaatttagtacaaatatgaaaaatgataagtcgtgctttagttattttgataataaagtaaggcacaagcaaaataaataatattttcatattttttgaataagacgaatggtcaaacgttgctattaaaaaatcaaaacatattaCGTTTTTataacggaggtagtaccatCCTTTTATGACGGGACGGAGTATCCTATatacgatttttttattttttaaacctttttaataatagttttattgcTAAACCCCaggggaaaatattttcaccgtataaaccttttggcTACTCTAGTGTTGGTGGCATGGCAAGACAACGTTATCACGCGCGCGGTTGGCACAGTAGTCTTGACacgcgtggcaagacaacgcaaGCCTGCCATACCAAAACCCTGCGTGACAGTGTTGTTttgccacgccaatgttgatgtcgtggccaaaaggttcatccgatggaaatattttctctcgaggtttagtaataaaattatttattaaaaatgtttaaaaaataaaaaaaaactccctaTATACTATGTTCCTATGAAGAGCCAAAAATTCCCAGACTGTCGAACGCACATACATTTTTGAGCCATATATACATGATTCATCTAGGATTTGCACCACCAAAATCATTAAATTATCCACCCTGGTTTCGCTGTACACTCTACTCTCTACCAGCGACCATACAAGCAGAAAGTACTGCAATATACTGTACGTCATTTCTGCTTGCATCGACCCAAGGATATGATGCATGCGTGATCGCTGTACACGCTGCTTGCATCGCTACGTATATACCGATCGAGTGCCAACCGCCTGTGCCAGCGCCATACCTCCTCGCTGCACGTACCGACGTACTGTGTACGTACGTAGGTCTTGCCcaagtacgtacgtacgtacgtagccGCATCTGCCAACTCCCATGTCGCTAACATATTGCTCCACGCTCCCACGAAAGTACACCGGGCTAATTGATGTCAGTTTGATTTAGATGATTGGTGGAGACTATCGATTTGATTGTAGAGATAGATTAAATactttgaaaataaacttaagtgGTTTAACTAATGCAATAGGAAAACATTTTTCTTAAGAATGCGTGTCTTTTAGGCGTGGAATATATTTCAATAATCCAgtgaataaactttttaaaacaaatgaatttgtgTGGCTGAAAACGTGTCCGTGAACCAGCACGTCGGGCGGGACCAAACCGTTTAACACGTCCTAACCGGAATCCGGGTCTCTGCCACGGGGCCCCGCCCGCCCGCAGCTTTTCCTCTCCTTTCCACCCGACGACGCTCTCGTAATCCCTTGGTCCCAAAACAAACTATTTAGATCCTGCtgattaaatgtttaaaaattttaattttatcaattaaattcggttatttttattaaataataatttaaaggcatgcatgcaagtcaAAAATTCCATACCTTCTCTCAACTCATTACATGCATTGCGCGTgtgttttatagaaaaacaaaaaaaatcaaatgtttgatcaatagcaaaaatgtcaatttttcactttttacatataatgtttgactcttcgtattattaaatttttttataattaatatttttgtttttattagatgataaatcatgaatagtacttactgtgtgactaattttttttatcttttaaaaaatttcaaataagacagatgatcAAACAATGGACACATGAACAAAATAGTTGGCTTATTGtgggacggatggagtatctTTTTAGCTCACGTTTACGTttatataagccaaaataaatttttaaatttaattttaaatttttttattatattttaaattttagtcttATTTTTAGATCTCCGAGCACACGTATAAAagcttaatttataattttttgtaatCATGATGTTTCGTTTATTCATTGAATGAGCAGAAGATGTGCACGAGAGGCTCgagacgcgcggcggccgaccgatcgatcgatcaggcgATGTGGTTCACCAAACTACACCACATGTAAACACAGACGCGCGCGCACGCGCCAGCCAAGTCGCACGCACTCTCCTTCCCTTTTGTCCCCCCGCGAGAACGTGCTTCgaagcagccgcagccgcagccgcagccgcgccCCGCTTGTCCCGTTCTCcctttcctcttcttcttatACCACCCCGCGGGGTACCCGCCAAggcttcctccctccttcctcctcctcctcctcctctccggctTCGCGATGGGAGATCGGATGGTGATCTTTTGGGGGTTTCGGTGTAGTCGGTGAGGTGGTGGTTGCGTTGATTCGGGCGGTTGCACTgagagtggtggtggtgcgggGTGGGGGTGGATGGATTCTGGTAATAGCGGTGGGAGTCTCCAGTcgtcgagcggcggcgacgacgagttcGACTCGCGCGGCGGGGTTGACTCCTCCCCGCTGTCGGCGCTGCTCCgcccgtcggcgtcgtcggcggggTTCGCGCTCCACGGGTCGATGTACGGTTTCCAGGAGCTTGGTCCGGTGGGGACGTCGTTGCatcagcagccgccgccgcagccgcagccgcagcaggGGGTGAGCTGGTCGGCGGCGCAGTTCGCGGCGGGGgtgccgtcctcgtcgtcgccgcgtgtCCCGCAGGGCGCCgacgcgggggcgggggcgggggtgCAACGGCAGGGTGACCCGTCGTCGGCagagggggcgggggcggcggtggcggcggtggctgcgcCGGCGCGGGGGTCGAGGAAGCGGACGCGGGCGTCGCGGCGGGCGCCCACGACGGTGCTCACCACCGACACCTCCAACTTCCGGGCCATGGTGCAGGAGTTCACCGGCATCCCTTCCCCGCCATTCGTCGCGGGCGTCGGGGCCCCCGCCGCGTCCCTCCGTACACGCTTCGACCACCTCTTCCCCTCGCCGGCCTCcgcgctccgctccgccgccgccggcgcggccgccgatCCGGTCTCCTCGCTGCCGCCCTACCTGCTCCGCCCCTTCGCGCAGAAGCTCCCGGCGGCAGCTTCCTCGTTCCCGCCCTTCACGTCATCGTCGCCTTCCACGTCAACGCCGTCCTCGTCCAACATCGGCGTCGCCAATGCCAATGCCAATGCCAATGCCACCGCCACGACgggcacggccgccgccgccactacCGCCACACCCGtcaacgcggcggcggccggagccggCGACGCCTTCCAGCTGACGCCCGCCGCGCTCCTCCGGATGCAGCAGGACGCAACCAGCAGCAGCTACCTCTCCTTCCCCAACGTCCTCGGCTCGTCGCAACCCATGTTCGGCGGCTTCGGTCACGGGGGCGCGCGGCTGCACGACACCTCACCATCGCCGTCGTTCTCGGAGTTCctaggcggcagcggcggcagcagcagcatcagcctcaccgacggcggcgggctcATGTCCTCGGAGACCCTACACCATCTGCCCCCAAGAAACGACGCccaccacggcggcgacgagctgtCCGGCGTGGTCGCGtcaggcagcggcggcggctacggcAGCTGCAAGCTCAACTACACCCCGCACGCCGGCGCATCATCCTCACAAGCCGCAGCCAGCGCCGACAAGCCGCCGGACACCGCCGGCCGAGGCGAGGGCCTCGACCCATGGATCTGTACATCCGAGTAGGCAGAAAGCATCATCATCACAGTGAAGAGATCGAGATGCATGCTGTTCTCTTGTGTTCTTGTCAGCTAGTGGCAAACCAAGCACAAGAACGAACACGCGCCACCATGGTCGATCGCCATGCATCACAAACAACAAAGGTCTGATCGATTTTATTAGCCTTTTAGCTTGTATACTCACTTTTGTGTCACTGAATTTAATCATATCACTTCTCCTCCTCGGCTGCCCCCTTTTCTTCCATCCTCACAATCCACTCGCCGCCATTCCCGTCGTGTCCTTTTGTTCTCTACTGCATTAAAAACCTCATCTCTTCCGATTCTCTCCTAGATACACCCAGATTCTCGAGCAATCACGCGCGATCTACACACGTCGTAGTGCAACCGAAGGCGTACGCAGTACGCTGGCAGAGGCTGGTCACCGGAGGACGGAGGTGCGTAGctaacggcggcggcggcgagaatTCCGGCCGGCGagagcgatcgatcgatcgagtctTTGTGAAGCTGAAATTGTTGCTGCAGCGGCCCCAACGGCAGCTCACCAAACAAACTGCATACCAAAGGATCCATCCTTTTTCCTCGTATGAAAACCACCACAAAAGAGACTCCAAAAAAGACAGAAacaagaggagaaagaaagctCATatccgag
This window harbors:
- the LOC102709594 gene encoding endochitinase A-like, which encodes MDSGNSGGSLQSSSGGDDEFDSRGGVDSSPLSALLRPSASSAGFALHGSMYGFQELGPVGTSLHQQPPPQPQPQQGVSWSAAQFAAGVPSSSSPRVPQGADAGAGAGVQRQGDPSSAEGAGAAVAAVAAPARGSRKRTRASRRAPTTVLTTDTSNFRAMVQEFTGIPSPPFVAGVGAPAASLRTRFDHLFPSPASALRSAAAGAAADPVSSLPPYLLRPFAQKLPAAASSFPPFTSSSPSTSTPSSSNIGVANANANANATATTGTAAAATTATPVNAAAAGAGDAFQLTPAALLRMQQDATSSSYLSFPNVLGSSQPMFGGFGHGGARLHDTSPSPSFSEFLGGSGGSSSISLTDGGGLMSSETLHHLPPRNDAHHGGDELSGVVASGSGGGYGSCKLNYTPHAGASSSQAAASADKPPDTAGRGEGLDPWICTSE